One Rosa chinensis cultivar Old Blush chromosome 5, RchiOBHm-V2, whole genome shotgun sequence genomic region harbors:
- the LOC112166084 gene encoding pentatricopeptide repeat-containing protein At4g28010 encodes MRSLQVSKTRLFSSLPSITPLSDVETQLRAFWKDLDPKISEALSLFHHAIHSNRLPPGSASACNFLVDTLARSKNYELSFSVYTKMTKVGIIPSFISLSCLVSYFVNTRKLEFAPGVFGLVLKRGFQLNEYVMNLALNGFCSNDEVDKAIELFSVMRRHFVKPGVRSYNILINGLCKAKKLKEAVELLVDMEVSDSEPNVVTYSTLINGFCKQGRVDEAMGFLEEMSQKGLEMDVFVYGALISGFCAKGSFDRGKQLFDEMLNKGISPNVVTYSCLINYLSKTGKWKEVTVMVNDMIQCGVPPDAITYTGILDGLFKNGMATKAMAIFNLMLLKGTEPNNVTYNVMIDGLCKEGLVDDALKILEMMKGKGVKPDVITYNTLLMGLSCDGKVDEMMQLFSKITNDENFVEPDVMTYNMLILGLCKEGNLDQAMEMYHTMVERGISGSLCTYNTLIDRCIQEGLVDKAIEFWRHAVDLGVIPNSITYGVLINGFCKNQMVRLAKGLFSKMRASGISPTVIDYNTLMSSLCKEGSLEQARMLFQEMRTVNHSPCVVSFNTIIDGLLKAGDIKSTKELLEDMFKLGLIPDRITFSTLVNRFSKLGLLAEARMCIEKMIARGIEPDVFVFDSLLKGYSSKGETEEIVNLLHQMAEKGVVLDKDITSTILACLCQISDDVDVMEVLPTFSKDISKGISITCNELLMKVNKFYPELKLCAA; translated from the exons ATGCGGTCATTACAGGTTTCCAAGACACGG CTCTTCTCCTCACTGCCATCTATTACTCCCCTATCTGATGTAGAAACCCAATTGAGAGCTTTTTGGAAGGACCTGGATCCTAAAATTTCGGAGGCGCTTTCGCTTTTTCATCATGCCATACATTCCAACCGCCTGCCTCCGGGGTCAGCCTCAGCCTGCAACTTCCTTGTAGACACTCTCGCAAGGTCAAAAAATTATGAACTATCATTCTCAGTTTATACCAAGATGACCAAGGTTGGTATTATTCCAAGCTTTATATCATTGAGTTGTTTAGTTTCATATTTTGTCAATACGCGTAAGCTAGAATTCGCACCCGGGGTTTTCGGCTTGGTATTAAAGCGTGGATTTCAGTTAAATGAGTATGTTATGAATCTTGCATTAAATGGTTTTTGTTCTAATGATGAGGTTGACAAGGCAATTGAGTTGTTTAGTGTAATGAGAAGACATTTTGTAAAGCCTGGTGTTCGTAGTTATAACATTCTTATAAATGGACTTTGCAAAGCGAAAAAGTTGAAAGAAGCAGTGGAATTGTTGGTTGATATGGAGGTGTCGGATTCTGAACCGAATGTGGTAACATACAGCACATTGATTAATGGATTTTGTAAACAGGGTAGAGTGGATGAGGCCATGGGTTTCTTGGAGGAGATGAGCCAAAAGGGTTTGGAAATGGATGTTTTTGTATATGGGGCCCTTATAAGTGGTTTTTGTGCTAAAGGGAGTTTTGATAGAGGAAAACAACTTTTTGATGAGATGTTAAACAAGGGCATTTCTCCTAATGTGGTTACGTATAGTTGTTTGATTAATTATCTTTCAAAGACAGGTAAGTGGAAAGAAGTCACTGTGATGGTAAATGATATGATACAATGTGGAGTTCCCCCTGATGCTATTACTTACACAGGTATCCTTGATGGGCTTTTCAAAAATGGAATGGCTACAAAAGCCATGGCGATATTCAATTTAATGCTATTGAAGGGTACAGAGCCTAATAATGTAACATACAACGTTATGATTGATGGATTGTGCAAGGAGGGGTTGGTGGATGATGCTTTAAAGATCTTAGAAATGATGAAAGGGAAAGGTGTAAAGCCTGATGTAATCACTTACAACACATTACTAATGGGACTATCCTGTGATGGGAAGGTTGATGAGATGATGCAACTTTTCAGTAAGATAACAAATGATGAGAACTTTGTTGAGCCAGATGTTATGACGTATAACATGCTCATTTTGGGACTGTGCAAGGAAGGTAATCTTGATCAGGCTATGGAGATGTATCATACAATGGTTGAAAGGGGCATTTCTGGTAGCTTATGTACTTATAACACTTTGATCGACAGATGCATACAGGAAGGATTAGTTGACAAGGCCATAGAATTCTGGAGACATGCAGTTGACTTGGGAGTTATACCTAACTCAATCACTTATGGTGTCTTGATCAATGGATTTTGCAAAAATCAAATGGTCAGGCTTGCAAAAGGACTTTTTAGTAAAATGAGAGCTTCTGGGATTAGTCCTACTGTAATTGACTACAACACTTTGATGTCATCGTTGTGCAAGGAGGGTAGTTTGGAGCAAGCTAGGATGTTGTTTCAAGAAATGAGAACTGTAAATCATTCACCTTGTGTTGTCTCATTTAATACCATAATTGACGGACTTCTTAAAGCTGGAGATATTAAATCTACTAAAGAGCTGCTAGAGGATATGTTCAAATTGGGTTTAATTCCCGATAGAATTACTTTCTCTACATTAGTGAACCGGTTTTCAAAACTTGGGCTATTGGCTGAGGCTAGAATGTGCATTGAGAAGATGATTGCTCGTGGTATTGAACCTGATGTCTTTGTATTCGATTCTTTATTAAAAGGCTACAGTTCTAAAGGTGAAACAGAAGAAATTGTTAATTTGCTTCATCAGATGGCAGAAAAGGGTGTTGTTCTTGACAAAGATATCACTTCTACCATCTTGGCGTGCCTCTGTCAAATCTCTGATGATGTTGATGTGATGGAGGTTCTCCCTACTTTTTCCAAAGACATATCGAAAGGAATAAGCATTACCTGCAATGAGCTATTGATGAAAGTCAATAAATTTTATCCGGAACTAAAGTTATGTGCTGCTTGA
- the LOC121049218 gene encoding AP2-like ethylene-responsive transcription factor PLT1 has translation MTVSNYREVLRNADNKKWQARLGKGIYINSIYMETFDAEEEAARTSDIAMIRVRGRSAFPNFDISLYDVQAILDSTTFPIKGALKMLKRNSVDDVHQKRRKTRNVSSSTLGAPPSLHPIDQTQTTTINSCLQYQFLIPSLQVTVPHGYQNPTSEANRSFNPQYDYGGSEPTAQFQPIIPLLIQEFPSHQYSNGSSQHHLDQTPSSQFLHDTQNPNLVARLNNLASESCMEEFSSSQVHDASFKMMGTNEGGAHSDGSNQVVGNLGDPEVGLGNSDLDPASWL, from the exons ATGACAGTATCCAATTATCGCGAAGTGTTAag GAACGCGGACAATAAGAAATGGCAAGCTAGATTAGGGAAAGGCATATACATCAATAGCATTTACATGGAAACATTTG ATGCTGAAGAGGAAGCTGCCAGAACTTCTGATATTGCAATGATAAGGGTGAGAGGTAGGAGTGCGTTCCCCAATTTTGATATAAGTCTATATGATGTCCAAGCCATTCTGGATAGCACAACCTTTCCAATAAAAGGTGCTTTGAAGATGTTAAAGCGGAATTCAGTTGATGATGTGcatcaaaagagaagaaagactCGCAATGTCTCCAGCTCAACCCTTGGTGCCCCACCATCACTTCACCCAATAGATCAAACTCAAACAACAACAATCAATTCATGCCTTCAGTATCAATTTTTGATCCCTTCCCTCCAAGTTACTGTCCCTCATGGTTACCAAAACCCTACCTCTGAAGCAAACCGAAGTTTCAATCCTCAGTATGACTATGGTGGAAGTGAGCCAACAGCCCAGTTTCAACCTATCATACCCTTACTGATTCAAGAGTTTCCATCTCACCAGTACTCTAACGGCAGTTCCCAGCACCACCTTGATCAAACCCCTAGCTCTCAATTCCTTCACGACACTCAGAACCCTAATCTTGTTGCTAGGTTGAACAATCTAGCAAGTGAAAGCTGTATGGAAGAATTTTCCAGCAGTCAGGTTCATGACGCGAGTTTCAAGATGATGGGGACGAACGAGGGTGGTGCTCATAGTGATGGCAGCAATCAAGTAGTTGGAAATCTTGGTGATCCTGAGGTTGGGCTGGGCAATTCTGACTTGGATCCTGCTAGCTGGCTGTAG